One window from the genome of Cryptomeria japonica chromosome 6, Sugi_1.0, whole genome shotgun sequence encodes:
- the LOC131072125 gene encoding uncharacterized protein LOC131072125: MKGPHHIPNTKGKGRPIPKTLKTNKPIRKINGRVIFGFFCVAMNSPHPCDPHAPAFTSFEYLCFSITQTTQPFPHQSDPKYNPLSSLFFPYFFLLWWPYQQTLSIDAKLSEKTMEECKCSEDSCECELQMSRLMKSESVRNLHELIEKECGAVERTACQTAAGRALWKHVIHDPVAEILAGETYLRNLYGKMKKDRLNKAREIAGVMLAVRTLWFDSRLEAALRCFEGESQVVLLGAGMDARVYRLTCLKGCTVFEVDLPKVLELKVALLQEAATTTTQGERQPLTFHAKTLCHVPSDLTKKDWFDSLISSGFVPQHNTVWILEGILYYLHDLNAREVLRLISEKCQGSTILLADFMNECSTNLPHELKSNFHFYSDWPEELLPTLGYSQVKVSQIGDSDANFGLLMDPHNCFNKLREVPRYMNMDADGMPCRRLYLVQAIVDQTTSRS; encoded by the exons ATGAAAGGGCCACATCACATTCCTAATACAAAGGGTAAGGGACGTCCAATCCCAAAGACACTTAAGACAAATAAGCCGATACGGAAAATTAATGGCAGAGTTATATTCGGATTTTTTTGTGTGGCAATGAATTCGCCTCATCCTTGTGATCCTCACGCCCCTGCTTTTACATCCTTTGAATATCTCTGTTTTTCCATCACACAAACGACACAACCATTTCCCCACCAATCAGACCCCAAGTACAATCCACTGTCTTCGCTCTTCTTTCCAtatttcttccttctatggtggcCATATCAACAGACTCTGTCAATTGACGCCAAGCTAAGTGAGAAAACAATGGAAGAATGCAAGTGCAGCGAGGATTCCTGTGAATGCGAGCTGCAAATGTCGAGATTAATGAAATCTGAGAGCGTCAGGAATTTGCATGAATTGATTGAGAAAGAATGTGGCGCAGTGGAAAGGACGGCTTGCCAGACGGCGGCCGGCCGGGCTCTGTGGAAGCATGTAATTCATGATCCTGTCGCTGAAATTCTCGCAGGGGAAACTTATCTCAGAAATTTGTACGGTAAGATGAAAAAGGACAGACTAAATAAGGCGCGGGAAATTGCAGGCGTTATGCTTGCTGTGCGTACGCTGTGGTTCGATTCCAGGCTGGAGGCCGCTCTGCGCTGTTTCGAGGGAGAAAGTCAAGTAGTTCTGCTTGGAGCAG GAATGGATGCAAGAGTATATCGTCTTACTTGTCTAAAAGGTTGCACTGTCTTTGAGGTTGATCTTCCCAAGGTATTGGAGCTTAAAGTTGCTTTGCTTCAGGAGGCCGCAACAACCACCACCCAAGGAGAGAGACAACCATTAACATTTCATGCCAAAACTCTTTGCCATGTGCCATCAGACCTCACAAAAAAGGATTGGTTCGACTCTCTTATAAGCTCAGGATTCGTACCACAACATAACACAGTTTGGATACTAGAAGGCATTCTTTACTATCTCCATGACCTCAATGCCAGAGAGGTCTTGAGATTGATCTCAGAGAAGTGCCAAGGGAGCACAATTCTACTAGCAGACTTTATGAATGAGTGCTCAACAAACTTGCCCCATGAGCTTAAAAGCAATTTCCACTTCTATAGTGATTGGCCAGAAGAGCTTTTACCCACACTGGGCTATTCTCAAGTGAAGGTTTCCCAAATTGGAGATTCTGATGCAAATTTTGGGTTGTTGATGGATCCCCACAATTGTTTTAATAAATTGAGGGAGGTGCCTCGTTATATGAATATGGATGCCGATGGAATGCCTTGTAGAAGGCTTTATTTGGTTCAAGCTATCGTTGATCAAACAACGTCTAGAtcttaa